In the Geobacter sp. FeAm09 genome, one interval contains:
- a CDS encoding molybdopterin-dependent oxidoreductase produces MNHTENTNPETKPHGKHKYGPEYMSHELKVTGRVERPLCLSVSDLREMAALEIEALPIICGSGTEKGTIKSYRGVLLQEILDRAAVIITEHHAPNRLYLKLTSNDGYMALFSWQEINNTAVGDKAIVVFEREGQPLDENEGEFAFVSANDDRPGPRRMRYLGQIEVCEAV; encoded by the coding sequence ATGAATCACACCGAAAATACGAACCCGGAAACCAAACCCCATGGCAAGCATAAATACGGCCCGGAATACATGTCCCACGAACTGAAGGTGACCGGACGCGTGGAGAGGCCGCTTTGCTTGAGTGTCTCCGATCTGCGGGAGATGGCCGCCCTGGAGATCGAGGCGCTGCCCATCATCTGCGGCAGCGGCACGGAGAAGGGGACCATCAAGAGCTACCGCGGGGTATTGCTGCAGGAAATCCTGGACCGGGCGGCCGTAATCATCACGGAACATCATGCACCCAACAGGCTGTACCTCAAACTCACGTCCAACGACGGCTATATGGCGCTCTTCAGCTGGCAGGAGATCAACAACACCGCGGTCGGCGACAAGGCGATCGTGGTGTTCGAGCGGGAGGGGCAGCCCCTGGACGAGAACGAGGGCGAATTCGCCTTTGTCTCGGCCAACGACGACCGCCCCGGCCCGCGCCGCATGCGCTACCTGGGACAGATCGAGGTGTGCGAGGCCGTCTGA
- a CDS encoding molybdenum cofactor biosynthesis protein MoaE, producing the protein MITAFCSTEEFDHLGLYRAFLERETDSTGTVVMHHGRVKRPGKQVPNFAAVELKPLVADADERLAALARRAEERFKLNQVLIVHRLGTIGACDSVLLAIVSGATRDRCFAACSWIVDEIKREEFIELIEQP; encoded by the coding sequence GTGATTACCGCATTCTGTTCCACAGAGGAGTTTGACCACCTGGGGCTCTACCGCGCTTTTCTCGAGCGTGAAACCGACAGCACCGGCACGGTGGTCATGCACCACGGCCGGGTGAAACGGCCGGGAAAGCAGGTCCCGAACTTTGCCGCCGTCGAGCTTAAACCGCTCGTCGCCGATGCCGACGAACGGCTCGCCGCACTTGCCCGCCGGGCAGAGGAGCGGTTTAAGCTCAATCAGGTCCTGATCGTCCACCGCCTCGGGACCATCGGCGCCTGCGATTCGGTGCTGCTGGCGATCGTCTCCGGCGCGACCCGGGACCGCTGCTTTGCCGCCTGCTCCTGGATCGTCGATGAAATCAAGCGGGAAGAGTTCATCGAGTTGATAGAGCAACCCTGA
- a CDS encoding OmpW family outer membrane protein, which yields MAAVLCGVVLQAAVCRAGEEKDGFSLGYGILRPVANDTTGKSPGLLTAKYGFSLLKNVTPYIGTGVAYILPQDATATDAATKLKTGVAGQAGVSFSLSGTSSLVIDYKYLHFTNEPATNDKSTPPQSLGIGVHIKF from the coding sequence GTGGCGGCCGTACTCTGCGGTGTCGTGCTGCAAGCCGCCGTTTGCCGCGCCGGCGAGGAGAAGGACGGTTTCTCGCTGGGGTACGGCATCCTGCGGCCTGTTGCCAACGATACGACCGGCAAGAGCCCCGGCCTGCTGACCGCGAAGTACGGCTTCAGCCTGCTGAAAAACGTCACCCCGTACATCGGGACCGGGGTGGCCTATATCCTCCCCCAGGATGCAACCGCCACGGACGCCGCCACAAAACTGAAAACCGGGGTGGCGGGCCAGGCCGGCGTCAGCTTCAGCCTGAGCGGCACGTCGTCCCTCGTCATCGACTACAAATATCTGCACTTCACCAACGAACCCGCCACAAACGACAAGAGCACGCCCCCCCAATCGCTGGGTATCGGCGTGCACATCAAGTTCTGA
- a CDS encoding methyl-accepting chemotaxis protein, whose translation MLRKKLAFKVLVILGISLGCGLAAMMVISIWQQASSTMKLQLKNTRNLAAIFIRDIDDYMMKGDSKEVNKYIRENKEKKLFLDLKIYDEHGKESEAKDGAVQPAIVKALETGKTIEFKTEENGVKALNLAIPFENEQRCKQCHDAAPKFLGGMLLKTSIQEGYDSAKETSITLLLTSVLFFFVLLGTIFLFLRAAIIKHILAFSQKVDELSSGAGDLTTVIQVSSDDEIGHLAVGINKLISKIHDIMSQIAQNAAALSVSADQLLATSRKMTEGIDDAVSQTDTVATASEEMAATSGTIATNCTAAAEESDRANDSATAGAQVVSRTIEVMARIADKVRESASTIESLGSRSDQIGEIVGTIEDIADQTNLLALNAAIEAARAGEQGRGFAVVADEVRALAERTTKATHEIGKMIKAIQNETKSAVATMEEGVKEVEAGTEEAASSGEAIFEIIEQIRAVVTQVNQIATAAEQQTATTSEISCNIQRVTTVVQGAANGAQESAAAANQLADLAHDLKRLVGQFKLS comes from the coding sequence ATGCTCAGAAAAAAACTGGCTTTCAAGGTATTGGTAATCCTGGGGATTTCGCTCGGCTGCGGCCTGGCAGCCATGATGGTGATTTCGATCTGGCAGCAGGCCAGTTCGACCATGAAGCTGCAGTTGAAGAATACCCGCAACCTGGCGGCCATCTTCATCAGGGACATCGACGATTACATGATGAAGGGTGACTCCAAAGAGGTCAACAAGTACATCCGTGAAAACAAGGAAAAGAAGCTGTTCCTCGACCTCAAGATCTACGACGAGCACGGCAAGGAGTCGGAAGCCAAGGACGGCGCCGTACAGCCCGCCATCGTGAAAGCGCTTGAAACCGGCAAGACCATCGAGTTCAAAACCGAGGAAAACGGCGTGAAGGCGCTCAACCTCGCCATCCCCTTCGAGAACGAGCAGCGCTGCAAGCAGTGCCATGACGCCGCCCCCAAATTCCTGGGAGGGATGCTCCTGAAGACCTCCATCCAGGAGGGCTACGACAGCGCCAAAGAGACGTCCATTACCCTTCTTCTGACCAGCGTTCTCTTCTTCTTCGTCCTGCTCGGGACGATCTTCCTCTTCCTGAGAGCGGCGATCATCAAACATATCCTGGCGTTTTCCCAAAAGGTCGATGAGCTGTCCAGCGGCGCCGGCGACCTGACCACGGTTATCCAGGTGTCGTCCGACGACGAGATCGGCCACCTTGCCGTCGGGATCAACAAGCTCATTTCCAAAATCCACGACATCATGTCCCAGATCGCCCAGAATGCGGCGGCACTGTCGGTCTCCGCCGACCAGTTGCTCGCCACCTCCCGGAAAATGACCGAAGGGATCGACGATGCGGTCAGCCAGACGGACACGGTGGCCACCGCCAGCGAAGAGATGGCGGCGACTTCCGGCACGATCGCCACGAATTGCACCGCAGCGGCGGAGGAGTCCGACAGGGCGAACGATTCCGCCACCGCCGGCGCCCAGGTGGTGTCGAGAACCATCGAGGTCATGGCGCGCATTGCCGACAAGGTGCGGGAATCGGCATCGACCATCGAGTCCCTGGGCAGCAGGTCGGACCAGATCGGGGAGATCGTCGGCACCATCGAGGACATCGCCGACCAGACCAATCTCCTGGCCCTGAACGCCGCCATCGAAGCGGCCCGGGCCGGAGAACAGGGGCGCGGTTTCGCCGTGGTCGCCGACGAGGTCCGCGCCCTGGCGGAACGGACCACCAAGGCCACCCACGAGATCGGCAAAATGATCAAGGCCATCCAAAACGAGACCAAAAGCGCGGTCGCCACCATGGAAGAGGGTGTCAAAGAGGTGGAGGCCGGTACCGAAGAGGCCGCCAGTTCGGGAGAGGCAATCTTCGAGATCATCGAGCAGATTCGCGCCGTCGTGACCCAGGTCAACCAGATCGCCACCGCGGCCGAACAGCAGACGGCAACCACCAGCGAGATCAGTTGCAATATCCAGCGGGTCACCACCGTCGTCCAGGGGGCGGCAAACGGAGCCCAGGAATCGGCCGCAGCGGCCAACCAACTGGCGGACCTGGCCCACGACCTGAAACGGCTCGTGGGGCAGTTCAAACTCTCGTAA
- a CDS encoding MoxR family ATPase: MTTLLDTLSRDYLHGKEEVLRLSLVALLTGGHILIEDLPGLGKTTIALALAGITGLSFGRVQCTSDLLPSDITGLSVFNREEGHFAFLPGPIFNNIVLLDEINRAMPRTQSAMLEAMEERRVTVEGTTHHLPDPFMVFATQNPSDQSGTFPLPESQLDRFLICTGIGYPPEHLEKGIIAGGGIRERIGGMTPVASTADILAARRCVETGIYLSDKVVNYIYALVEATRSHAMIQTGLSTRAAISLAQAARAAAFLEGRDYVAPDDVRGIAAAVCAHRLVMRPDQQTVDRGELLRALVADIALPLA, encoded by the coding sequence ATGACCACGCTGCTCGACACCTTGAGCCGCGATTACCTCCACGGCAAGGAAGAGGTGCTGCGCCTGTCCCTGGTCGCCCTTTTGACCGGCGGGCATATCCTGATCGAGGACCTTCCCGGCCTGGGCAAGACGACCATCGCCCTGGCCCTGGCCGGGATCACCGGCCTCTCCTTCGGCAGGGTGCAGTGCACCAGCGACCTGCTCCCGTCGGACATCACCGGCCTGTCGGTCTTCAACCGCGAGGAGGGGCATTTCGCCTTCCTGCCGGGGCCGATCTTCAACAACATCGTCCTGTTGGACGAGATCAACCGGGCCATGCCGCGCACCCAGAGCGCCATGCTGGAGGCCATGGAAGAGCGGCGGGTCACGGTGGAGGGAACGACGCACCACCTGCCCGACCCCTTCATGGTGTTCGCCACCCAGAATCCCTCCGACCAGAGCGGCACGTTCCCCCTGCCCGAATCCCAGCTCGACCGTTTCCTGATCTGCACCGGCATCGGCTACCCCCCGGAACATCTGGAAAAGGGCATCATCGCCGGCGGCGGCATCCGCGAGCGGATCGGCGGCATGACGCCGGTGGCCTCCACGGCCGACATCCTGGCCGCGCGCCGGTGCGTCGAAACCGGCATCTATCTCTCGGACAAGGTGGTCAACTATATCTACGCCCTGGTGGAAGCCACCCGTAGCCACGCCATGATCCAGACCGGCCTCTCCACCCGGGCCGCCATCAGCCTGGCCCAGGCAGCACGCGCCGCCGCCTTCCTGGAAGGGCGCGATTACGTGGCGCCGGACGACGTCAGGGGGATTGCGGCCGCGGTCTGCGCCCACCGCCTGGTCATGCGTCCCGATCAACAAACCGTTGACAGGGGAGAATTGTTACGGGCACTCGTCGCCGACATAGCGCTGCCTTTGGCCTGA
- a CDS encoding DUF58 domain-containing protein, whose product MGFSAVNTGNNLLFLVVSGLLAFMSVTGYAGMRNIKGLAPEIVPPAEIFAESAAPFRLRIHNTRRHGASFLVRLECPGGQGVTFPLIGSGDSAEGSIPLTFPDRGHAAIDRLTVSSPFPVNFFTRYWTYATGCNFIVFPRLQAGVTIGDGDEAKRQGGASRHDRGLDGELERISTYSGREPLRMIHWKLSARSEELLVKEFGRQTAPPLVIDLDSLPGLGLEQRISRAAWLVRRWVGLRPVGLRCNGRIIPAETGRHHGRKLLAELALYGRD is encoded by the coding sequence TTGGGCTTCTCGGCCGTCAACACCGGCAACAACCTGCTGTTCCTGGTGGTTTCGGGCCTGCTGGCATTCATGTCGGTTACCGGGTATGCCGGCATGCGCAACATCAAGGGGCTCGCCCCCGAGATAGTTCCGCCGGCCGAGATCTTCGCGGAAAGCGCCGCCCCGTTCCGCCTGCGCATCCACAATACCAGGCGGCATGGCGCCTCCTTCCTGGTCCGCCTGGAATGCCCCGGCGGCCAGGGTGTCACCTTCCCCCTGATCGGCTCCGGCGACTCGGCCGAGGGCAGCATCCCTCTCACGTTCCCCGACCGGGGACACGCCGCCATCGACCGGCTCACCGTCAGCTCACCATTTCCGGTGAACTTCTTCACCCGCTACTGGACCTACGCGACCGGCTGCAACTTTATCGTCTTCCCCCGTCTGCAGGCCGGTGTGACGATCGGCGATGGCGACGAGGCAAAACGCCAGGGCGGCGCTTCCCGGCATGATCGGGGCCTGGATGGCGAACTGGAACGGATCTCAACCTATTCCGGCCGCGAGCCGCTGCGGATGATTCACTGGAAACTTTCCGCCCGCAGCGAGGAGCTGCTGGTCAAGGAGTTCGGGCGCCAGACGGCGCCGCCCCTGGTCATCGATCTCGACTCCCTGCCGGGGCTGGGCCTGGAGCAGCGCATCTCCCGCGCCGCCTGGCTGGTCAGGCGCTGGGTGGGGTTGCGGCCGGTCGGCCTCAGGTGCAACGGAAGGATCATCCCGGCCGAAACCGGCCGGCACCACGGCCGAAAACTGCTGGCGGAGCTTGCCCTCTATGGTCGCGATTAG